Within Gammaproteobacteria bacterium, the genomic segment CGGCGGCGCAGGCGTGCAGGTGACGGCGTATACGCAGACGGCGTCCGACATCGAGGCGGGCATCGGCGATCGCGCGAAGGCGGGACAGGTCTCCGGCAACCTCAATACCCTGATCATGCTCCGGGTCAGGAACGAGGAAACGGCGGAGTTCCTGACCTCGCAGCTACCACCGGTGCGGGTGTTCACGAAGATCGCAGCCACGCGCGTGACCGACGACAACAATCCTGAATCGGCCACCGACTTCATCAGCCAGAACGAGGACCGGTTGGCGGAGCAGGAGGCGCAGATGCTGCGGCCCGCCGATCTGGTGCAACTGCCAAAAGGCCAGGCCTTCGCTCTGCTCGACGGCGGCAAGCTGTACAAGCTGCGACTGCCACTGGCAGGGGCCGATCCCTTGCTGCCACAGTCGATGGAGGAGATCGCCCGCTGGGCGCATCAACAGTACGGTACCGGTGTTCACCGATAAGTATCGCGTCGGCGGCCTGCTTTGGCTGGTCAAGTGGGCTGCGATCGTGCTGGTCGCTACGCTTGTGGCGGACTGTCTCTACGTCATGTGGCCGTACCCAGGTGAAGCGCGCGGCGCCCCAGCGTTCGAAGCAATGATCGACGACGAATGGCAGTCTTCCGTCGGCTTCGCGGGCGAGCGGCTACCTCCCCTCGCCTATGCCATCCATGACGGGCTCCGCGCTGTGTTCTTCGAATGGACAGGGCTGGATTACCTGGTCGACGGCGTCAGCGATGCCGACGCATCAAAGCGACCGCACGCGCTCATGGCTCGGCTCGTTCTCGCAGCCGACACGCTGCTGAGAACCGCCGCTGCCGGCCTGCAACTGTTCAGCCTGCGGCTTGGGGTGCTCGCTCTCGGTGCACCGTTCGTTGGACTGGTTGCGACCGGCGCCGCTGCGGATGGTCTCGTGACTTGGTACTGGCGCCGAACCGGCGGAGGACGGGAATCCGGCTTCGTCTTTCATCGGGCGAAGCGCACGGTAGCCATGGCTGCACTGGGCCTGTGCTTCGCCTATCTGGTTCCACCGGTGTCGGTGGATGGCCGCATCGCGATTGCCAGCTTTGCCCTGGTCGTAGCCATTGCCCTTCGACTGGCGGTGGGGCATTTCAAGAAGTACATCTGAGACGCCGATGGAGGCGCGTCTCAACGAGCCACCCGCTTGCCGACCTCTTGCTCGTCAGTAGCGCTATCCGGAGTCGAAAGTGCTTCGATGGAGGGAATCAGGGCCGCCACCTCGACTCCAAGGCCTTTCGCGATCTGGATGAGTTTCAGGATGCCAACGTCGCGTTCGCCGCGCTCCAATGCGCTGTAGTAAGCCCGGTCGATGCCACAACTGTAGGCAAACGCATCCTGCGACGAGAATCCTTGGGCGAAGCGTACTTCCCGCAGGCGTTGGCCGATCAGCTTGAGCGCAGGCGGCTTGTCTTTGCGTCGTTTCGTGTTTGCGGACTTCTCCGCTTTGGATTTTGTGGTTTTCTGCGGCATTGCCTGACGTTAGAGCGACGCAGGAAATGCAAACACGGGCGGAATTTAGACGGGCGGGATTGCCCAATACGGAATCGGCATCTAGATTGCGGATCGAAGCAGACGGTCAGCACAGCAGGCGGACGAGCCATGACGCACATCCCCCACTCTCCATTGGACGAGTTGGAGCGCCTTCGCGCGGAAAACCAGAAGCTCAATGTCGCGGTGAACCATTTCGAACATCTCGGGCAGCAACTGGCCGGCTTGATCGACCAATCTCCGATTCTCGCCTGGATCAAGAACACAGCCGGCGAGTACTGCTATGTCAACGAGCGACTGTGCAAGCTGCTGGGGTGCTCGGCGGACGACATGCTGTGGCGAACGGGTTTCGAGATCCTGCCAACATACACCGCGCTGCTAGCGCAAGAGGCGGAGATCGCAGCGCTGAAGCGTTCAGAGCCAGTAGAGTCGATCGAAGCCTTTGTGTCGGCCGATGGCTCGACCACACACTGGCGAGTGCTCCGGTTCCAGGTAACGGAGCCGCCAAACGCAGTGTTCATCGGCGCGATCGCGATTCGGCAGCTTAATCCGACTTAAGTAGTAACCCTAGGTATCCGGCAAAAACTGATTGATAGGCCATTCGCTGGCAGCAGTTTTGCGTCGCGAATTCCAAAGCACGCAGCGCTTGACCGGCGCAGGGAGGC encodes:
- a CDS encoding helix-turn-helix transcriptional regulator, whose amino-acid sequence is MPQKTTKSKAEKSANTKRRKDKPPALKLIGQRLREVRFAQGFSSQDAFAYSCGIDRAYYSALERGERDVGILKLIQIAKGLGVEVAALIPSIEALSTPDSATDEQEVGKRVAR
- a CDS encoding DUF4400 domain-containing protein produces the protein MFTDKYRVGGLLWLVKWAAIVLVATLVADCLYVMWPYPGEARGAPAFEAMIDDEWQSSVGFAGERLPPLAYAIHDGLRAVFFEWTGLDYLVDGVSDADASKRPHALMARLVLAADTLLRTAAAGLQLFSLRLGVLALGAPFVGLVATGAAADGLVTWYWRRTGGGRESGFVFHRAKRTVAMAALGLCFAYLVPPVSVDGRIAIASFALVVAIALRLAVGHFKKYI
- a CDS encoding PAS domain S-box protein, producing the protein MTHIPHSPLDELERLRAENQKLNVAVNHFEHLGQQLAGLIDQSPILAWIKNTAGEYCYVNERLCKLLGCSADDMLWRTGFEILPTYTALLAQEAEIAALKRSEPVESIEAFVSADGSTTHWRVLRFQVTEPPNAVFIGAIAIRQLNPT